Part of the Haliotis asinina isolate JCU_RB_2024 chromosome 8, JCU_Hal_asi_v2, whole genome shotgun sequence genome is shown below.
aaaaccgttcactattttGTCACCACACTTGACACATTGCtaggtctagtggtgtactggtgccttttggtacttttggatttctgaataaagtatttttggcatttccatggcaacaagtttgacttagattgaaattggtggtagtacTCTTTTCCGATGAGGAAAtctaaaaccattcaatgtgtttcttcaccaaacttggcacacagCTTGGTCTAATGGTGTACTCCtaattagtagacatattcattaAGAGTACTACGCCGTTGCGGTGggtattgatgactttgtcttcttgctTTGTTACACTTGCACAAGAACACTTGCGCTCCTCACTCTGTGACAACGAAACCATCTGTATCTACCGTTGAtttttgttaaaggtcacatgcaaccaaaacatcaaacataattaaaatacatttatcacttattcatggcatataatatacattgctgctttaaaaaaaccccaaataaacaaaattataagcgtacaatcgcgattcaaaagtgcaatattttgtacttgggcttacttcccccgtaacaaagccctcgggagaccgaacccagtcgtagcgggtggatctgcactcaagtgtaacgacggcttccgattggctgtttcatttgctgatatgctgagggttcattgtgtttacagaaagatgatctgtttgatgggcattttagaagtatggcgagtcacaagaaagtaagattctttatggataacaacttcttttacttgatgtgtcgtttcagtatggattcatatactgttgtcaaacaaaaaatcagatacactaaaagaagttgttatcaatgaagaatgtatatagagatgttaggttttgaaaattcatgttctctgaatttgcgctttatccaatcaaaaatcatctcagtagacatggtaaactactgcatggctggaatctgtcattcgtccaagtacaaagcaggacttggtactgacaagagtttgcaccagtttccgtcagaccCACTCATCCGAAAAACATGacgtgtatcacacctgcctaattacataatgtggcagagaagGGACTCGGGtgcaatttattttctttatgtcgtctattctgataggtgttaagttcaaattgcacgtggtcaatgacaagaagctgtgtactgcatgttgtctataacagacagacaggcagacacataggtgttaATAAACCATACACTGAGCTTTCCctgagacagagactgcttaccacaatcaacaagttgtttttacGAGTAGATTATTAACTTGTTCGTGTActcaaccaagattagactactgctcacgacctcagactctgggcatgcatactgtttcaagctccgcgaccctattcactgcgcatgcgttatgaacgCACCGCAgcacagctgctgaaaccagttctccccccagcactggggggaatttagtgaaacatttgaaatccgatttcgcgggcttttctttcatcgcgtttttttcaactttataggttgaattggcattttttatgatttgtttcggtaagtgcataccgaaaggtaccagaatatgcaaagttgtgttatacgttgcatgtgacctttaacctgcATGGTGCTTGTCACCCAGTACGCTTTAACTGCATAATAACAAGCGCTGCATCGTTCTTATTTCTATGCTGAGAAATTATGTAACATTTACTTATGAGTGCCTGTCTAAAAAAATCTAAACGAATTAAGCACATCAAAACAAAAAGTGATAAGCATCGCCTTGCCAACGGCGACAGTGCTGGCATTTTGATTCCTGGACTGGAGTCaatcacaaacaaaaaaacaaaaaaaccaaaacaaaacaaaaaaaacaacaacccaaaacaTGATTGTCTCGTTACAAAGAAAGTGTCATGTTTTAGACACGACTAGCATCCGACATCGTGAACATCCATGTTTGTTATTCCCGCCCAAAAGAAGTCTTTGGTATGcttcaaacaaaaagtatgtgaCCACCCGGAAACGTGATTGTCATGTACACGTGGTGAGGTCATATTTACTCTAAACGCACCTCTTTGTGTGCTTAATACGAACTCCAAATGCCATATTAGAACATTCAGTAAAGCAATATTTGTTGagtttgaatgaaatgaaacgttAAAAACTGCGCAAACAGTTATCCTGAAACTGATCAGGAcaatgtttttattaagtttagGTATTTATTCTTTCAAAACAAGAAATTTCATATGCTCTTTTGAAATTGACTTACTGAGTGcatataactgattcaaacatgacatcattgCTCATTTACAGTAAAACATCACTTGACATATTTCcagaacatgatccagaaaatgtTTGGTAAATCCAGAAGGCTTTCAAAGCCACTTGGTCAGAGCAACGGCTCAAAACGTCAGCGGTGGCCCACAGAAGAAAGGAGATGCTGTCTTGTGCAATCTTTGGACACTTGCTGAAGTGCTGTGTGCAGTTCTTGTACAGTTCGAGGTGACGGATTACGCTGGTGCAAGAATCGACCAAGGgtatcccatagatgttcaGTGGGGGGATAAATCGGGTGATCGAGAGGGCCATGTAACACCTGAGCATTGTTTATGGTCAGATTCGGCGCACTCCAAGGATTTGGATTGTTGTGGATGATGCGGTCGTGGTGTTTGAACGAAAATGTCTCAACAGCATGTAGCGATCCTGGGCGTATGTGGCATCTTTGGCCTGGGTCTGTCATAAACATTCCAGTACTGTTGTATCGGGTGCAAAGGTTTGAGATGGTCAATGTGGACACGCTGAAgtaccattcgtaactactcgagTCATTCCGGAaagcaggttacggaaagaggcgagtagttacgaatggctGAAGTACCTTGCTACCTCATGCTGGGATGCCCGTCCGTGTAAACGGCCAATGGCGTTGTCTCGTTGAGCTTCTGTCGGCCTTTTCATTCTCTTGACGTCTATAGTGGCTAAAAGCAATGTATGTCGAGTACCATTCATGTGGCTTTTGAAAGCCTGGTCATAAACATCAGCTCAGGGTGATACACAGTTCCATTtcatgatgcacgtgcatttcctGTAGGTTGCGTTTTAGCGATTTACTACAGACCTGAGTGTAACGTTAGTCTGGTTCAACGTTTCTTTCTTCAAACCCTTTGTCGTAAGCAAACATTCCCCAACATGTTGGGATTGAGCATGGATTGGTTTGTGTCATAtatgtacctgaattcattcaaaTTGTTTTATGTCAAGTTTCTTCTCTTGAAGAGTATACAATACTTGTATTATTAAATTCTGTTGACAATCCAGATGTACGCCAGTAACTCGTGGTTTCGGGATGTCAATAGTGGCAGTTCCATGCCAGTGTATATAATGCtattaatgtattttttcacgactcagtgtttgtttgtgtcttgtgtattcatttttttgcaaaatattctttATTTCGCCCATCCTTACTTTTGGAGTTGAATGCAGTCCTTTGTTGGTTAATTATCAGAGGGTATTCAGGGGTATGCCTCTAGTTTATAGAGTTCCCGGTCTTCATTGCCACGGATACTTTATGTTCTTTATTGAAGGTTGTGCTAATCATATGTAATTGGGTGTATCGTTCTGTTAACGATCATCTGTCAGATGGGCTGTGCGCAATCTTTGTGACGTTAATTGAGGCGTGGATACCTAATGAAGACCTTATGCAGAAATTGCAATGGCATTGTCCGTATAGAAATATTGAGTTTTAAAGTACTTAATAAACATTAAACCACTCCCAATCAACACCGTTGTCAAGCCAACAATCGTGAATAAATCATTGTGTTTCATGTGGAAAATCTGCAGGACCTTTACGGGCTATGTCTCAACTGACTGAAAGTCTATGAGTTTCGTTAGTTTTTCAGGTCATCCATAGAAACGCCGATATCTTCACCAATTCAGCATAACATGTACAACGGGGGTTTGCTTCGCGCTTGCTTTTCAACAGATGAAAAGTACATAAACTGCTTATTCattaatgtatttttatttacaAGACTATTTTAAACGAAATAGTTTCAATTATTCATTTATAATGAAATCATTAGAGGTCACACgcaaccaaaatatcaaacattattaaaacacagttatcacttattcatgatataaaaAAATCCGTTGCCGATTGagaacaaataaacataaacaaattataagcctataatcgcaaatcaaaagtgcaatatcttGTGATTGGGTTTACCTCCTCGAAACCCAGTCAGAGCCCATGGGTGCGCACTTAAGTGTAAAGAAGACTTTTCACTGGACACTGGctcatttgccgatacacttAGTCCACTCTTTGTTcatggcttataagcccgataggtgttaatttcaaattggatgtggtcaatgattgaagtatTGACTGAGCTttgtatattgtcattagcagacaggcaggcagacatgtgttaataaaccagacattgagttttctgaCAGAGTcagcttatcacaatcaacatgtttatttttttaggtGATGAGTAGATATTTACTTATCTGTGCAtgcaaccaagattagactactgctcaggaactcatactctgggcaggcatattgtttcaagctctgcgacaCTTTTCACTACCTATTTACTGCGCATGCTGGGGGAAAAGTAAAGAACTGTTTTAACTCTGATTTCACAGGCTTGTTTTCATCACCtttgtttttcaactttataggttgaaaaacaattttcaatgatttgttttgttaattacATACCGAAAGGCATGAGAATCTGCAAAGTAGAGACTCACAGTaagctgaaatatatttttgggAGGGCTTACCAGTATATCAGTATATGGTAAGCCACCATAGTCTGATGGTGTAAATGGAATGtcaatatactcatggaaatagATAAAGGAACACACGAAATAACAAGTGAGACTTTGGGAATAAATATGGGAACACATGTACTTTCAGGCatttccttatttgtttctatgagtatattTCATAACAGGCCGATTATGTCTGTGTGGTGACTTCAGTGATGTGACATACTAAGAATAAGAGTAGAAACTGACTTATTATGAAAATAAATCTGTCACATCAACATATGAAGAATATATAATAGTTCAGTGGTGTGATTCCAACCAGTGTGTAACCGTTCCTGAATAACTTCTGCACAGAGCAAAAAGAAACTGATTAATTATCCAGATTACATTACACTTAGACAatatacaaacaacaaataagGCAAGACTTATGATGACTATATGCTCTCGGCATTTAAAGACATCAATATTAAAAGTTCTTTTCTTATGAATTCAACTATTCATGAGGAATGACCTCTGGTGACTTACATGCATGTCACCTCAAATCACATAAGATCTTCACCCATCTTGGAATCAGATAAAGACTTTAAATAATTGTATAATAAAAACTTAATTGTTGCTTTCATTAATTTTGGTTGTCTGAGCATGATTTTTTAACTTAGCCACAGATGTTGATAACTCTTTGCTGAGGGTCCTCAGTTTGTGCCATGAAGAGATCAAACAATAAAAGACATTTAAATAGTATCAATGAAGAAAATTTTCTAGATAACATAATATTGACAAGCATGTCATTGCATATGCTGGCTGAAAATATCAGCACCGCCATCATCGTTTTCAACATTAAACAACTAGGTGAAGGAAGCCATGTCTCAACATACAACACAGGCACATACTTCCATCTTGTCCAGCAAACCAATTAAATCACTCATCAGAGTCTTCCAAAAAACAGTTTACTTAAGACCCTGctctttccctttactgttaaTTCTACACTAACATCTGCATTACTGGATCATGCTCCATGAAGCAGCTGGTCATTTGTGAACGTCAATTAATCCAGTTGTGAAGAGGTGTAAGAAGTCATTTTTCTTGTCCCACTAGATGCCACTTAAATGTATTGCAGATAGGCCTTTGCATCCTATTCCTCTTCATAAAAGTGTCTCATCCCCTACAAACATTTTATTCAACCTTCTGGCATCATTTCTTGGTAGTGTCCAGTAACCATAGAGATACAAGGAATAAACCCTTGCCTGCTTCAGCAACCATTTCATCAAAGATGAAGGTTAGGTGGGTCATAagataaaaacaatgaaagagtGTTTAATTTTGAACACTACCATATGATCACTTCTTGGCTGCGTCCAGTAACTGTAATGGTACAAGGGCTCGCACTTTGCTTGTCTCTCCAACATAACCATTAACAATCATTTCATCCAACACCATGTGCACCCGCTCTGTATTTGACACTATCTGGGAAAAGGGTTAAGGCCAAGTTTAtcagcatgtttatttttgtgtttagAGTTTGGTTACTTTAGGAACAGTGAACTTCAAGAGCTATTTGGAAATAACATAACAAAATCTTACCGTAAACCAATGGAGCGTATCCAGAGTAAGTGTTAAATAACAGAATGGGGACCCTGGAGACTGAGAGGCTAACTGAATGCAGGAATCATACATACATGGAATGCCAAAGCAAAGAAAAGAGCATTTTTTCTGGCTAAATGTAACTCATATCAGCACATGCATCGTGTGTTTGGGCAAAAGACAATGCCAGTTAGAAGTTAACTTTTCAAGGGGAAATAAATCTGTTCATTGGTTAAAAATCAGTTAATATTTGTATATCCATGGGGTCAAAACATACTGATCGGCCAATATAAACTACACAAACCCAAAGTGATGAGTGTCATATGGGCAACATCTCAAACTTCAAGCAGTTATCTGATGAGTTTACTGTTATACATGTTTACTACGAAACCAGGCATCAGAAAAGGACTTTGTTATTAAACAGGCTATTGCACATGCAGGTTTTCTTTTGCAAGGATACGTTTACCTCAGTCTGAAACAGAAGAAAACTGATGTCAGAAACTGAAGTAGCAAACCTGGTTTTAATAACACATTAGCAAATTAAAGATTAGACGTTTATAAACCCAAGCTCTTTTGCCTACATTTTAAACAATAAAATTTCATAATTGCAGAAACTCGAACATATTTAAAACCATAGTTAAGAAAAAGATACCTCCATTATCCATAATGAAGGATATCCATTGTACAAGGGGAGTTAACTCTTTCAGGAGCTGGTCAAACTTCATCGTTATTTCATAACAGATATGTAGAACTCAATAACACTGATCTTTGAATACATATCCACAAATCCTGACAAAAAGATTTCCACTATAGAATGCAACATCAATATCAATAATTACATTATTAAAGAGAAcaagaacattttgaaattcatATCATTACTAATAAAGGATATTGATCATATCGTAGCGAACATTACTTTGTATTCAACATGGGTAAAACTTATCACAAAAGAACGTTAACAACCACTTACAACTTTCTGAAAATACTGGTCCAGGGTTTCCAAGATATTCTGCATCAGCTCCAACACTGCAAGCTCATTCTGAAGGGGAATTTGCAAGTTGAAAACACAAATTTTGTTAACTTATGACAACTTTGCATGATTAGGTGGCAACATATTTTCATAGTAAATAGAAGTTAAAGAGCCAAAGTTTCTTTGTCATCACGAAGTCTATGGCAACCATGGAGGTCAAAGGTTAAAGTCACTGCAagcataatatacatgtatattgttgccacactcagtaatattgcaACTATAGGATGGTGGTGTGTAAATAGACGAATGATTGACATCGTGAGCACTGAGCATAAATCTATGCCACCTAATCCCATAAGtatttcttatgacaagcatgccATTTCTAtaccagatcttcacaggtacaaTAAATGTGAAAGCATACATACAGAATTGTTGAGAGTGGACAATTATGAAATCACTACTACAGATGTCACAGAACAGATTTATCACATTAGAGAGTTGCAGCTTAGTATGCATCAGATGAGGCTGACAATGTGAGAttccacaaaaaacaaaaacccacTTGAACCTGTTCTCCAGATGAACAGAAAATGGAATTTAGTGATGGCATCTACCATTGTCAAATTCAGAGCATTAAACATTGAGGAAACTGGAAATTCTTGAGTCAAGACCACTTAAATGAACTTTAAGGGACTTGTTTTTCTGATATATGCAAATAACAACTACCTTGATTAACATTCAACACAGTGCATcaacaaaatttgaaaacatacTGCTTATACATTCTGAACAGGTATCACTTTCCCATAAGCTTCAATACTTCACACTAACACTGGGCAACATTACATCAGAAAAAGGCCTAAGAATCTCTGGTTAATCaagatatttacatacattcATATTAGCTAaatattgacatccaatgacaatATGCGTAACTAAACATTTTCCAACAGTATTTCAGAGCATAATACAAAGGTGAACTGATGATGTATTTAAGTACAAGGTGACCAGATTGGGTGCCAGGTTAAATGTCACTAAGACTTGTCTAGTCATTATAGTCATGCTGGGAAGCAGTCAGTAAATTCATGTCCTCTTAATAGAACAGGCTTTCAATGACAATGAAACCTGAAACTTACCTCATCTGGAGTTACAGCTGATATCATGTACAGGCTCACATATTTCCTGTAAACTATAGTCAGGTCCTTCAGCTCAAAAATGTTACActgtggaaaaaatatgcaaaaaaaaGACTAAGGACTATTATATATGGTGGGGCAGTATGATAATTCCTTTCTGTTTATTTCATCTTAAAATAACAATCGTATGCATTACCTGACATATATTCAATTTAGATTCAAATAGGGCAAATGCCTTTGCACGAGATTTATGACATATATTGTTAACAGGTACacaaatttaatattttcatcacaaaCTGAAGTCAGTTGTGACACAAGAAATTTGGTTCTTAGTTAAAAGGTGAGCAGTGACGTTTGAAACTATTAGTTCAACCCCATCCTCTTGTTGGAAAATTGGGGAAAATGTTCTAGAACACACACTCTTACTTTGGACTTGGGTGAAACACCAAATGGATGAATACTGTAATTTACCTGTTTATCAGATCTCTCCATGACACTCCTAATGACACTGGTTTGCAACTGATTCCTTTCTTTCAAGCTCATGTGTTGGAAATACCTGCAAGTAGAAAGCAGGGTGGttataaatgacaaaatattctGTTGAGACGATAAGCTGAATTAAACAATGCATAGGTAACTGCATCAAAACAGTCTGATCTGTTTTGATTTACTGTCAGTTTCAATTAATTTCTGACGGTCCAACTAATTCCTTATTTTCAAGTCATATGTTAACTTTCTTTTGACACATCTATATTATTAACTATCTCAAAACTCTTTTCAACTGACCAACTGTTATTAACTCAGTGTTTCAAACCTAATCTTTGATTGAATTTTTGTCTCATGTCACTTTGGCTGCACTTTGACAACCTCGTGAATATGAACTTGAGTAACTATTTCAATTTTTAACAAAGCCATACGTCAGCTCATGACTATGATATGGTTTGCTTCATTAAAACAAATGATTCAGAAAATATGAACCCCTCCCCCCCCATTGTTTTCATTTGAGGTAAGTCAGAAACAGCGTCCTTCACATGTTAAATACTAGTAATAAATATTCAACCAATCTTCTACAATATGCTGGTGATCATCCAACAGAAATCAAAGTAAAATAATGTGACCTttgaatttcttttctttcattgGCTTAATGAATAGCTGGGGTACAGTAGTTCACTGGCCTCACTAACTCGGAAGGAAACAACAGGGCTAACAATACCTGGAAACCCTAAGCACCCCTTGCTTATTCATAATGTAGA
Proteins encoded:
- the LOC137294945 gene encoding AP-4 complex subunit sigma-1-like, with translation MIKFLYIMNKQGVLRVSRYFQHMSLKERNQLQTSVIRSVMERSDKQCNIFELKDLTIVYRKYVSLYMISAVTPDENELAVLELMQNILETLDQYFQKVTEVNIVSNTERVHMVLDEMIVNGYVGETSKVRALVPLQLLDAAKK